A segment of the Bdellovibrio bacteriovorus genome:
CACGCACACTAAAGAAAACGGGAACTAATAATTCCCGTTTTTTCGTTTAAAGTTTGCACACTTTCCCCGACTTGCTTCAGCCAATATGGGATCTTCGATATTTCGTCTAAAGCTTAGAGTATTAATTCGACATCACCGCGCTTATTTAATGCGATGTGCCGACAGAGTGTTATTCTGAAGAGGTCGGATTTGGTGTCTTTCAAGATTCCCACCGCAAAGCCGATAGGAAGAACTGTGAAATATCGGATCTTCTTATCGGCTTTCTTATTTGTTCTGCTGCCGGCCTTTGCACAGGCCGAGTACCGGGTCTTTCTTTTGAAGATCACAAAAAAGACCGCCGCCCCCCAGGCACAACAACCCGAGACGCAAGACTTCCGTCTAGTCGAAAGCACGTTGGATCACGTCCAATACCGCTATTACTATCCCGTGGCCGCCGATGAAGAGGTTACCTACATTGATACCTGGCGCTGTTATGGGCGCACCAGTGATTTCCAACCTCACTGCCCCAACCCGAAAGGCCAGATTCCTGCCGAGCCCGCCCCGGCACCTTAAAACCTGTGTGTCGATTTGATACACTGGTTTCATGTCGTCAATTGACAATTCCACGAGAAAAGCCCAGCAAGCGGATTTGAGTGAACTTCAAGCCGATCACGCGCGCAAAAAAAAGCAGCTCGTGAAAGAGAACGAAGCACAACTTTCTGATCTCAAGGACTATTATAACGATAAGAAGGCCGGACTTCAGGAGCAGAATGAAGCCGCCATCAATCACATCCGCAAAAGCCAGCAACAGGCCGCCTCCGAAGCTCATGAGGACCGTCAGCGTCTGACTGAGAAATACAATTCCCGCACCCAGGCTATTGCCAAAGGCTATGACGAAAAGCTGACCACCACCCGTCAAAAACGCGCTGAACAGATTGCGCAGGCCCAGACAGATTCCCGCGAAAAAGTGGCCAGCATTGAAAAAGACGCCGCCGAACGAGTGGAATACGTGCGCACCAAAAGTGCCGATGACATCAAGGGCGCCAAAGAAAAATACAACAAGGACATGTCCCAACTGAATGAGTTCAGCGATCGACGCCTGGAACAGCAACGCACGCAAAACGATGCCAGCCTGAAAAGCGAAGTTGAGCGCGGCCGCAACGTGCAGGAGCGCGTGCGTGCACGCAATGAAAAAGAATATGGCGAATTGCGCGAACGCGGCGAAAAAGTTCTGGTTCAGGAAAATGAAAAGCAGCAAAAACAACTGGCTCGTCAGGACAGTGATTTTGCAAAACGCTATGACCAGCAGCAGACGCAGTGGGAATCCCGCGAACAGAATCTGAACAAACAGTACTCTTCCCGCCTGCAGGATCAGAAAGTGGCTTATGAAAACCAGCTGGACAACCAGCATGACCGTTTCCAAAGCACTTACATGAAAACCGAGGATGCCAACCGCGAATCTTTGAACATTCAGAAGAAACGCTATGTGCGTGAACTGGCTGAAACCCGCAAGGACTTTGTAAAAGCCGCCGGCAAATACGCCACCAAAGAAGCCGATCCGTTTTACAAGGTTGAAGACCGCGGCAGTCAGCTAAAGGAAAATCCGGATTTCTATATTCTGCGTGCCTATGTGCCCGAGCATGAAAAGGATTCCGTAAAGGTGACGATTCAAAACGATCGCGCCACCGTTTCCGGTCAGCGTTCTTTCAAAGACAAGATTGAGGAAGACGGAAAAAGCGTCAGCAGTTCCAATTTCCAGACATTCCGTGAAGAGTTTGCTTTCGACAAACCCGTCATCACAGACGGCATGACCCGCCAGCGCGATGGCGACTGGGTTGTCTATCACATTCCTAAAGGGATTCCGAGCCGCTTTGAGCGAAAGGCTTAAGGCTCGTTTGCGCGGCCAGCAGATTTTCCAGGAAATAAGCCGACAACTGATGACGTCCCTCCACTGAGGCTTTTTTGTAAAGGCTCAGGGCTTGCTGACGAGTTGTCGTTTCAGAAGTGCCCCGCCTGTCCGCGATCTCGCGCAGACTGAGGCCAAGAAGAATCAGGCTACCCACTTCACATTCAGTTTTAGTTAGTCCCCATTTGTCGAAATGAGTTTGAAAGTAAGCTTGAAATTCTTCAGGATTTTGTTTCATATCCGAAATTTAATCGGAATTTGTTTAAACTGTCATCATACAGAAGTACGCAGTAAGAAAATATTCTTCCCCGGGTGGAGAAAAAGAACTCTCCGGAACGGGTGTTCCTTAGACTTTCATCAAATAACGAACTTCACGCATTACAAACGCCAGACGAGTTTGCAGATCCTGAAGCATCTCAAGATTGGCGTGCAACTGAGCCAAAGCATCCACTTCCACAACAGGTTTGTCGGCCATCTCGTGGTAAGCTTTGTGAGCCACAGGAGAAAAGGATTCAACAACAGACTCGGTCACCACCGCTTCAACTTGTGCGTTTTTATCCAAAGTGATCACTCTCATCTTGTTCTCCTTCACCTGCGTTCTCAGGCGCGAAATCAAAGTCTAGTTAGCTTTTTTCAGTTCCAACAACTTAAATAAACTTACATGGACATTTTACACTGCTAGGCGCTAGTACTCGCACTGCAGGGCTGAGCTGTCTGTCTCTGCCAGCACCACTCGGTCATCACCGCTGGACAGATAGGTCGCCATCACGGAACCCGCGCCATCCTTGTGTTTCAGGCCGAGCACGTGACCCATTTCATGAAGCACCAAAGCCTCAATATTCACCGGGCCGGAGCTTTTGCGGGACGGATTCACCGCCGTCGTCAAAGTGGCACCATTCCAATAGAAATTAAAGTCATAGCCGTTCAAACGGATGTCGGCTTCCTTAATAAGGTCCCCGATCCAGTAAACACTTGTTCGCCCCTGTTCCGAAGCGCGGTTGCTTTCCCAGGCATCCATCAAATAGATGATATTCTGCCCGTCTTTGTGAGGAACGATCGGTCCGCTATAACGTGGATATTGAATGATATTGATCAGTTTGCGTCCGGCGGTGCGTTCCCAGGTTTCTGCTGCTCGCATGATTGCTGGCACCATGGAATCCGGAATCGAGGTATGCAGTTGCATGGTCACTGGAGCATCGCTTTTCCAGGAGATTCGTTCGCCATACACGTTTTGCACGAAACCACAGTCTTCCTGGGATTTCGGCGCGCAGGCTTGAACAACTAATGCTATTGATAGGACCAACGCGGTCCCAAGCCACTTCCACATGAGAGCGACCTCCTCTGCCTTGGTGTATTACAAGGAAAGGGCCACCTTGGCCCGCGCGAATGTTTTGTCCTAACTGATTGCTTTTATTGGTCTATTCAAGGGCCTCGTGATTCAGCCCTAAAACCGCCCAGCGCCAAGGAAAAGCCGTCAGGTTTAGCGACAGCCCCTTAAAATCGCCCTAAGTAATTGATTTTACATGAGGTTTTACGTGTAAAAGCTTTGAACACCCCTTCGCCGCAAAGTGTGGTGCAAAAGGATCCCAAACAAACTGGCCCGCCGATTGCTTTAGTAGGAAGTATGTCTCAAATAGAGACAATCGGACCCCACCCCAATCGGGGAAACCTTAGCGGTCCACACAACACATCCCACATCCTACCTTCCCTGGTGGTGAGCTGAAGAAAAGCTCCTCCCGCCAGCCGCGCGCGCGACGTTCAATCCTTGGAAAAAGACCGCAATTTTGATAAGTAAAAACCTTTCAACCAGAAAGGTCCCCTCATGATGAAACTGACAGTGATTCCCGGCGATGGTATCGGCCCAGAGATTATGACTCAGGTCGTTCGCGTTCTTAAACACGTACACGCTCCTTTCGAATACGAAGAGCATCAGGCCGGTGAAGTGGCCCTGAACTCTGTGGGCGAACTTTTGCCTCAGACCACCATTGACTCCATCAACAAAACCAAGCTGGCAATCAAAGGCCCGACAACCACTCCAGTGGGTGGCGGTCATAAATCCATCAACGTGACCATGAGACAAAAGTTCGATCTGTACGCCAACGTGCGCCCAGTTCGTTCTTTGCCTGGTGTTCACTGTGTTTGTTCTGACGTGGATTTGACCATCGTGCGCGAAAACACCG
Coding sequences within it:
- a CDS encoding helix-turn-helix transcriptional regulator codes for the protein MGSLILLGLSLREIADRRGTSETTTRQQALSLYKKASVEGRHQLSAYFLENLLAAQTSLKPFAQSGSESL
- a CDS encoding Hsp20/alpha crystallin family protein, translating into MSELQADHARKKKQLVKENEAQLSDLKDYYNDKKAGLQEQNEAAINHIRKSQQQAASEAHEDRQRLTEKYNSRTQAIAKGYDEKLTTTRQKRAEQIAQAQTDSREKVASIEKDAAERVEYVRTKSADDIKGAKEKYNKDMSQLNEFSDRRLEQQRTQNDASLKSEVERGRNVQERVRARNEKEYGELRERGEKVLVQENEKQQKQLARQDSDFAKRYDQQQTQWESREQNLNKQYSSRLQDQKVAYENQLDNQHDRFQSTYMKTEDANRESLNIQKKRYVRELAETRKDFVKAAGKYATKEADPFYKVEDRGSQLKENPDFYILRAYVPEHEKDSVKVTIQNDRATVSGQRSFKDKIEEDGKSVSSSNFQTFREEFAFDKPVITDGMTRQRDGDWVVYHIPKGIPSRFERKA
- a CDS encoding matrixin family metalloprotease — encoded protein: MWKWLGTALVLSIALVVQACAPKSQEDCGFVQNVYGERISWKSDAPVTMQLHTSIPDSMVPAIMRAAETWERTAGRKLINIIQYPRYSGPIVPHKDGQNIIYLMDAWESNRASEQGRTSVYWIGDLIKEADIRLNGYDFNFYWNGATLTTAVNPSRKSSGPVNIEALVLHEMGHVLGLKHKDGAGSVMATYLSSGDDRVVLAETDSSALQCEY